In Candidatus Cohnella colombiensis, one DNA window encodes the following:
- a CDS encoding ABC transporter substrate-binding protein, producing the protein MLTGCGGKEKAAGELQEVKLVLDWTPNTNHTGLYVAQKQGLWEKHGLKVEIILPPEAGASALVAGGSADFGIGAQESMILARENGLPLVSIAPIIQHNTSGFASPVDRNIKEPKDFEGKSYGGWGSPAEEAVIGSIMNVQQADVKKVNFVSAGSADFFTAVKKGIDFEWIFYGWTGIEAELRNEPVNMVYLTDYSKQLDYYTPLILTNEKLIKEKPDVVRAFLAGASEGYQYAIANPDEAANILIEAVPEINAELVKASQEWLSPKYQDDAARWGEQKKEIWSGYGEWLTSNGLLTKELDYDAMFTNEFLPK; encoded by the coding sequence ATGCTAACAGGGTGCGGGGGCAAGGAGAAGGCAGCTGGTGAACTTCAAGAGGTCAAATTAGTGCTCGATTGGACGCCAAATACGAACCATACCGGCTTGTATGTCGCACAAAAGCAAGGATTGTGGGAGAAGCATGGATTGAAGGTGGAAATTATTTTGCCACCAGAGGCAGGGGCAAGCGCACTCGTAGCGGGCGGATCTGCAGATTTCGGAATTGGTGCGCAGGAAAGTATGATTTTAGCTAGAGAGAACGGACTGCCTCTCGTGTCGATTGCACCGATCATTCAACACAACACATCAGGATTCGCATCACCTGTCGATCGGAACATCAAGGAGCCTAAAGACTTTGAAGGCAAGTCCTATGGAGGATGGGGTTCTCCTGCCGAAGAAGCGGTCATTGGATCGATCATGAACGTACAACAAGCGGATGTGAAAAAAGTTAATTTCGTTAGTGCAGGCTCTGCTGACTTCTTTACCGCTGTAAAAAAGGGGATCGACTTTGAATGGATCTTCTATGGTTGGACAGGGATCGAAGCTGAGCTTCGCAATGAACCTGTCAATATGGTTTATCTAACGGATTATAGCAAACAATTGGACTACTACACACCGCTTATTTTAACGAACGAAAAGCTCATTAAAGAGAAGCCCGATGTCGTACGCGCGTTTTTAGCCGGAGCATCTGAGGGGTATCAGTATGCGATTGCAAATCCTGATGAAGCAGCTAACATACTCATAGAGGCTGTACCTGAGATCAATGCAGAGCTCGTCAAAGCGAGCCAAGAGTGGCTCAGTCCGAAATATCAGGATGATGCAGCGAGATGGGGAGAGCAGAAGAAAGAAATATGGTCCGGTTATGGAGAATGGCTTACGAGCAACGGTTTGTTGACGAAAGAGCTTGATTATGACGCGATGTTTACGAATGAATTTTTACCTAAGTAA
- a CDS encoding DAK2 domain-containing protein: MIVSGAEKLSHNAERVNALNVFPVPDGDTGTNMNLTMSAGVVELMKKPTDDVGRAAEVLSKGLLMGARGNSGVILSQLFRGFSRAVAGQQVLTVPLFANALQQGVDTAYKAVVKPVEGTILTVAREAARHGVQASRRIADIVEWMHEVYDKASETLALTQEMLPILKQVGVVDSGGQGLVYIYEGFLNYLNGAVDVKSPSTNRSSAAPFGLAKAVPTNAPAQAKISTESIMFPYDMEFFIQRTATSVSYSERSFRQVLERDGDSIILIDDDDIIKVHVHSRRPGDVLNAALPYGNITDIHILNMQEQHKDLLQSNDSQAHVPELQPMVDYSLPGVAALPGVTASPESVPNPDVYEMAAYGVVVVSVGEGNAELFRSLGVDIVISGGQSMNPSTEDLLSAISSLSAHHVYLLPNNPNVILAAKQAAELTDRAVTVVPTRTIPQGMAAMLAFHENESESSNLARMTKASEQVVTGQITLAVRDTVMDGIDIKEGQYIGIKDKTIVVSTSSILSTCEQLIAGLLADGGDMITVLTGEDADSVQTKQLEDWITEQYPDIEVEIHVGGQPLYPYLFAVES, from the coding sequence ATGATTGTGTCGGGCGCGGAAAAGCTATCGCATAATGCGGAACGCGTCAATGCTCTAAATGTGTTCCCTGTGCCGGATGGCGATACGGGAACCAATATGAATTTAACGATGTCCGCAGGTGTCGTTGAATTAATGAAAAAGCCTACAGATGATGTGGGTCGGGCTGCAGAAGTGCTGTCCAAAGGTCTTCTCATGGGAGCTAGAGGTAACTCAGGAGTGATACTGTCACAATTGTTCCGCGGGTTTTCTAGAGCGGTAGCAGGTCAACAAGTGCTTACAGTACCTCTTTTTGCTAATGCACTGCAACAAGGAGTTGATACCGCTTACAAAGCGGTAGTGAAGCCTGTTGAAGGGACGATCTTAACAGTTGCACGTGAAGCGGCTCGCCATGGCGTTCAAGCTTCTCGACGTATAGCTGATATTGTCGAATGGATGCATGAAGTGTATGACAAGGCTTCTGAAACATTAGCGCTAACGCAAGAAATGTTGCCGATCCTTAAACAGGTCGGAGTTGTAGACTCTGGCGGTCAAGGGCTTGTATATATTTACGAAGGATTCCTGAATTACTTGAATGGTGCTGTAGATGTAAAGTCTCCGTCTACAAACCGCAGTTCTGCTGCGCCGTTCGGACTTGCAAAAGCTGTTCCAACGAATGCACCTGCGCAAGCGAAAATTTCGACAGAGAGCATCATGTTCCCTTACGATATGGAGTTTTTCATCCAGCGTACAGCTACATCTGTATCATATTCTGAACGCAGCTTCCGTCAAGTGCTTGAGCGCGATGGCGATTCAATTATACTCATCGATGACGATGATATTATTAAGGTACATGTTCATTCAAGACGTCCAGGTGACGTGCTGAATGCGGCTTTACCTTATGGAAATATTACGGATATTCATATATTGAATATGCAGGAACAGCACAAAGATTTGCTGCAATCGAATGATTCGCAAGCTCATGTGCCAGAATTGCAACCGATGGTGGACTATTCATTGCCAGGTGTTGCAGCATTGCCCGGTGTAACCGCATCTCCGGAAAGTGTGCCTAATCCTGATGTGTATGAGATGGCTGCTTATGGTGTTGTTGTCGTTAGCGTAGGCGAAGGAAATGCAGAATTGTTCCGTAGCCTGGGCGTTGACATCGTCATCTCGGGCGGTCAGAGCATGAATCCGAGCACAGAGGATTTGTTAAGTGCGATCTCTTCATTGTCAGCGCATCATGTGTATTTGTTGCCGAACAATCCGAATGTAATCCTAGCAGCAAAGCAAGCTGCAGAGCTTACAGATCGCGCGGTTACGGTTGTTCCAACACGAACGATTCCGCAGGGGATGGCAGCAATGCTTGCTTTCCATGAGAATGAATCGGAATCATCTAATCTTGCACGTATGACGAAGGCGTCTGAGCAAGTGGTTACGGGTCAAATCACTTTGGCCGTGAGAGATACAGTTATGGATGGCATTGATATTAAAGAAGGCCAATATATTGGAATTAAGGACAAAACAATTGTCGTATCCACAAGCAGCATACTCAGCACTTGTGAGCAGCTAATTGCAGGCCTACTTGCTGACGGGGGAGATATGATTACAGTCCTTACAGGCGAGGATGCGGATTCAGTTCAGACGAAGCAGCTTGAAGACTGGATAACTGAGCAATATCCTGACATTGAAGTGGAGATTCATGTTGGAGGTCAGCCTCTCTACCCGTATTTATTCGCAGTAGAATCGTGA
- the recG gene encoding ATP-dependent DNA helicase RecG, giving the protein MAIHLFTIPINQLQGVGSKKSEELHALGIFTVGQLIEYYPFRYEDYQIRALHEVKDGEKVTVQGSIASVPVLQRFGGKSRLFCRVTVDGLLLTAVWFNRNFLQSQLVPGREITLTGKWEQRRKQITVAESEFPDQGVMRSGTVQPVYSIAGTLTQAWMRKTIERALTQYGNLIPELLPEELVAKHRLMERREAIMRIHHPENTREGQEARRRMVYEELFLFQLKLQNYRATHLKQHDGLVHLVNNDEIRDFVSKFPFELTAAQKQVINEILHDMKQPFVMNRLLQGDVGSGKTVVAAVGLFATVRAGHQGALMVPTEILADQHMRSLQKIFEPFGITVGLLTGSVSGRKRKDLIAALQMGLLDIVVGTHALIQEDVYFRSLGLVVTDEQHRFGVQQRSVLRRKGMNPDVLTMTATPIPRTLAISVFGDMDVSTIRERPKGRKPIKTYWVKHEMMDRVLGFIRREAEAGRQAFFICPLIEESEKLDVQNAIDLHMQLVQGLPELSIGLLHGRMSADEKEATMGKFAAGDTNVLVSTTVIEVGVDVPNATLMIVMDAERFGLSQLHQLRGRVGRGEHQSFCILIADPKSENGQERMRAMTETDDGFEISRRDLEIRGPGDFFGTKQSGMPEFRLANLLLDFEVLEQARDDAVALTAREDWWSSPQYHLLREQLQRDSNDVVEPLD; this is encoded by the coding sequence ATGGCTATTCATCTATTCACAATTCCAATAAACCAATTACAAGGCGTGGGCTCCAAGAAATCCGAGGAGCTGCACGCCTTAGGTATTTTCACTGTAGGGCAACTGATCGAGTATTATCCTTTCCGATACGAGGACTATCAAATTCGAGCTCTCCACGAGGTGAAGGATGGGGAGAAAGTCACGGTTCAAGGTTCGATTGCGAGTGTACCCGTATTGCAGCGATTTGGTGGGAAATCGAGATTGTTTTGTCGAGTCACTGTTGATGGCTTGCTTCTAACGGCAGTGTGGTTCAATCGGAATTTTTTGCAAAGTCAATTGGTTCCCGGTCGAGAAATCACATTAACAGGTAAATGGGAACAGCGTCGCAAGCAAATTACTGTAGCAGAGTCTGAATTCCCTGATCAAGGAGTGATGCGGTCAGGCACGGTGCAGCCAGTCTATTCGATCGCGGGTACGCTAACGCAAGCTTGGATGCGGAAGACAATTGAACGTGCTTTGACGCAATATGGCAACCTGATCCCTGAGCTGCTACCTGAGGAGCTTGTTGCTAAGCACCGTCTCATGGAACGACGTGAAGCGATTATGCGCATCCATCACCCTGAGAACACGCGAGAAGGGCAAGAGGCCCGTCGTCGCATGGTATACGAGGAGCTATTCTTATTTCAACTTAAGCTCCAAAACTATCGGGCAACTCACCTTAAGCAACACGATGGGTTGGTGCATCTCGTCAATAATGATGAAATTCGTGATTTTGTAAGCAAGTTTCCATTCGAATTAACAGCTGCACAGAAGCAAGTCATTAACGAAATTTTACACGATATGAAGCAACCGTTTGTAATGAATCGCTTGCTTCAAGGGGATGTAGGGTCAGGCAAGACCGTTGTTGCTGCGGTTGGTCTATTTGCGACGGTTAGGGCGGGACATCAGGGTGCGTTAATGGTACCAACAGAAATATTAGCTGATCAGCACATGAGGTCATTGCAGAAGATATTCGAGCCGTTCGGAATTACTGTTGGCTTGTTAACGGGGAGCGTGTCTGGCCGGAAGCGCAAAGATCTCATTGCTGCACTTCAGATGGGATTGCTTGATATTGTCGTGGGCACTCATGCTCTGATTCAGGAAGATGTTTATTTCCGCAGCCTAGGACTCGTTGTAACCGATGAGCAGCACCGATTCGGCGTACAGCAACGAAGCGTATTGCGACGTAAGGGGATGAACCCTGATGTGCTGACGATGACGGCAACGCCGATCCCACGGACGCTGGCGATTAGTGTGTTCGGAGATATGGATGTATCGACGATTCGTGAGCGTCCCAAGGGGCGCAAACCGATTAAGACTTATTGGGTTAAACATGAGATGATGGATCGTGTGCTTGGGTTTATTCGAAGAGAAGCTGAAGCGGGTAGACAAGCATTCTTCATCTGTCCGTTAATTGAGGAATCTGAGAAGCTTGATGTGCAAAATGCGATCGATTTGCATATGCAATTGGTCCAAGGACTGCCGGAGCTATCGATTGGTTTATTACATGGTCGAATGTCTGCAGACGAAAAGGAAGCTACAATGGGGAAATTCGCAGCAGGAGATACGAATGTGCTCGTCTCCACGACTGTGATTGAGGTTGGCGTGGATGTGCCAAATGCGACGCTCATGATCGTGATGGATGCGGAGCGGTTCGGTCTGTCTCAGCTTCATCAGCTTCGTGGACGGGTGGGGCGTGGAGAGCATCAATCGTTCTGTATTCTCATTGCGGATCCGAAGTCGGAAAATGGTCAAGAGCGCATGCGTGCGATGACAGAGACAGATGACGGGTTCGAAATTTCTCGTCGTGATCTGGAGATTCGTGGACCAGGAGATTTCTTCGGGACGAAGCAGAGCGGAATGCCTGAATTTCGCCTTGCGAACTTGCTGCTTGATTTCGAAGTACTTGAGCAGGCACGTGATGATGCAGTTGCGCTCACTGCACGTGAAGATTGGTGGAGTTCTCCACAATATCATTTACTGAGAGAACAGCTACAGCGTGATTCCAATGATGTTGTTGAGCCTCTCGATTGA
- a CDS encoding ABC transporter ATP-binding protein → MKEQAPSKLVIEDVSKAYYRGKSRFPVIDKLSLHVRAGEFVTLLGPSGSGKSTLFRLIGGVERPDSGAIWIDGVQVTGQRGKISYMPQQAALFPWLSVAGNISSALETTGVKKQEAKQLALEWLERIGLGAFAADYPHLLSGGMQQRVSFLRALLMKRDLMCLDEPFAALDALTRADMQRWLLQLWEADRRSVLFITHSVEEALMLSDRIYVLSAAPAQVVKEINVTLERPRREDAWTDPAFVALKQEVMGLLQG, encoded by the coding sequence ATGAAGGAACAAGCTCCATCGAAGCTCGTTATCGAAGATGTTTCGAAAGCTTACTATCGTGGTAAGAGTCGGTTTCCGGTTATTGATAAGCTTTCGTTACACGTTCGAGCTGGAGAGTTCGTAACGCTCCTTGGTCCGTCTGGAAGCGGGAAATCGACTCTCTTCCGTCTTATTGGAGGTGTCGAACGACCAGATTCGGGCGCTATTTGGATCGATGGTGTTCAAGTGACTGGACAGCGGGGAAAGATTAGCTATATGCCTCAGCAGGCTGCTTTATTCCCGTGGCTATCCGTAGCGGGTAACATATCGTCAGCTTTGGAGACGACAGGAGTGAAGAAGCAGGAGGCGAAGCAACTTGCTTTGGAGTGGCTGGAGCGTATTGGCTTAGGTGCATTCGCTGCAGATTATCCGCATTTGCTGTCTGGGGGCATGCAGCAGAGGGTATCGTTTCTGCGAGCTTTGTTGATGAAACGGGATTTGATGTGCCTGGACGAGCCCTTTGCTGCACTGGATGCGTTGACGAGGGCGGATATGCAGCGTTGGCTACTGCAACTATGGGAAGCGGATCGTCGTTCAGTCTTATTTATTACACATAGTGTAGAGGAAGCGCTTATGCTATCTGATCGGATCTACGTGCTATCCGCAGCACCTGCGCAAGTCGTTAAGGAGATCAACGTTACCTTAGAACGCCCAAGACGTGAGGATGCGTGGACAGATCCAGCGTTCGTTGCACTG
- the rpmB gene encoding 50S ribosomal protein L28: protein MARKCYVSGKKPGSGNNKSHANNTTRRTWGVNVQKVRILVNGKPKRVYVSARALKSGEVTRV from the coding sequence GTGGCTCGTAAATGTTATGTATCTGGGAAGAAGCCGGGCTCCGGCAACAACAAATCTCACGCAAATAACACTACCCGCCGTACTTGGGGGGTTAACGTACAAAAAGTGCGCATTCTGGTGAATGGTAAACCGAAACGTGTTTATGTCAGCGCTCGCGCTTTGAAGTCCGGAGAAGTGACTCGCGTGTAA
- a CDS encoding DegV family protein, with amino-acid sequence MAAVALVTDSTADIPKDVRERLNIAMVPLKVIVGEQSYLDNIELQPVEFYEMITKTGQLAKSSQPSPADFFEVFSSLIDQGYAVVCVNLSSAMSGTYQSACIAKSMFEDDVDITVIDSRSASFGYGQFVVKAAEMALAGATSEQIVAEISRLRDQLKLYFLVETLEYLQKGGRIGKASAVLGTLLNIKPILSIDDEGSIFPIDKVRGHKKAMNRIVEMLQADFSDRPVNLAIAKTPGFENGVAEMAELAKSNLNVQIYSEVEIGPVIGAHAGPGTIGLFVTPV; translated from the coding sequence ATGGCAGCAGTTGCACTCGTTACTGATAGTACAGCAGATATACCTAAAGATGTACGTGAACGTCTGAACATTGCGATGGTTCCGCTGAAAGTGATTGTGGGTGAACAATCCTATCTGGACAATATTGAATTGCAGCCTGTGGAGTTCTACGAAATGATCACGAAGACGGGTCAGCTTGCGAAATCGTCGCAGCCATCACCGGCAGATTTTTTCGAAGTATTTAGCAGTTTGATCGATCAAGGCTACGCTGTCGTTTGTGTCAATTTGTCGTCTGCGATGAGTGGTACTTATCAGTCAGCATGTATTGCGAAGTCGATGTTCGAAGATGATGTGGATATCACTGTTATAGACTCCAGATCGGCTTCATTCGGCTACGGCCAGTTTGTTGTAAAGGCTGCGGAAATGGCGCTTGCAGGAGCAACTTCCGAGCAAATTGTCGCTGAAATTAGTCGTCTTCGCGATCAATTAAAGTTATATTTTCTCGTTGAAACGTTGGAATATTTGCAGAAGGGCGGTAGAATCGGGAAAGCATCAGCTGTGCTTGGCACATTGCTGAATATTAAACCGATCCTGTCTATCGATGACGAGGGCAGCATATTCCCAATCGATAAAGTTCGTGGACATAAGAAAGCGATGAATCGTATTGTGGAGATGCTGCAAGCAGATTTCTCAGACCGCCCTGTCAACCTAGCCATCGCGAAGACGCCGGGCTTCGAGAATGGTGTTGCGGAAATGGCAGAATTGGCAAAGTCGAATTTGAATGTACAAATTTACTCTGAAGTTGAAATTGGCCCTGTCATCGGGGCTCATGCAGGCCCAGGCACGATTGGACTTTTCGTAACTCCTGTTTGA
- a CDS encoding stage VI sporulation protein F codes for MKVSGSWQKYGIRPEFIERVKLKMKNPAMKERIKGLLEGITKADLQDRVKVRRWVKTFSKVLNEPMSDVQEEQLVSFVIAQKIDPNNPLHLIKLWTMFR; via the coding sequence ATGAAGGTGAGTGGAAGCTGGCAAAAGTACGGGATCAGGCCGGAGTTCATCGAGCGCGTTAAGCTGAAGATGAAAAATCCAGCGATGAAGGAACGAATTAAGGGACTGTTAGAGGGGATCACTAAGGCAGATTTACAGGATCGGGTAAAGGTGCGAAGATGGGTGAAGACATTCTCGAAAGTGTTGAACGAACCGATGTCGGATGTGCAAGAGGAACAACTCGTTAGCTTCGTCATTGCTCAAAAAATAGACCCGAACAATCCGTTACATCTGATCAAGCTGTGGACCATGTTCCGCTAG
- a CDS encoding ABC transporter permease: MLRSIGLPIITLIITIGLWQACCWLFEIPTYTLPAPSEIAVKMYMDSAMLWGHVVATINLSLLGLGLGLVVGIVVAIVIHLVPIFRDAVAPLLVLSQNVPLIALGPLLMIWFGFGITPKLILLIIVCFFPITLSMLVGLGQAEPQLREYLAMIGSTRWEQLKRLEFPASLPYLFSGLRMAATYVVSSAIVAEWLGASKGIGYYLQLKFKGFEAPGVFTSIVCIVLLSLLFFGAAVLLERLVIRWRPPAKESWKEASS, from the coding sequence ATGCTCAGAAGTATTGGATTGCCAATCATTACACTAATTATTACGATTGGTCTATGGCAAGCCTGCTGCTGGCTGTTTGAGATTCCGACCTATACGCTCCCTGCGCCATCAGAAATCGCAGTGAAAATGTATATGGATTCTGCCATGCTGTGGGGACATGTGGTGGCTACAATTAATTTATCTTTGTTGGGGCTAGGATTGGGATTGGTCGTAGGCATTGTTGTAGCGATCGTCATCCACCTTGTTCCGATTTTCCGAGATGCAGTTGCCCCACTATTAGTGCTTTCTCAAAATGTACCGTTAATCGCGCTGGGACCTCTCCTGATGATCTGGTTTGGATTCGGCATTACACCTAAGCTGATTTTGCTCATTATCGTCTGTTTTTTCCCGATTACATTGTCCATGCTCGTCGGACTCGGACAGGCAGAGCCCCAATTGCGAGAATATTTAGCGATGATTGGTTCGACAAGATGGGAGCAACTTAAGCGGTTAGAGTTCCCGGCTTCATTGCCTTACTTGTTCTCTGGACTACGAATGGCGGCGACTTATGTCGTATCCTCAGCGATCGTTGCGGAATGGCTAGGAGCAAGTAAAGGAATCGGATATTACTTGCAATTGAAGTTCAAAGGATTCGAAGCTCCTGGTGTATTTACTTCCATCGTGTGCATCGTATTGTTAAGCTTATTGTTCTTCGGAGCTGCTGTGCTGTTGGAGCGTCTCGTTATACGTTGGCGTCCACCGGCGAAGGAAAGCTGGAAGGAGGCTTCATCATGA
- a CDS encoding MTH1187 family thiamine-binding protein, whose amino-acid sequence MAQALLSIQILPKVNGGEDVIPYVDRAIEVIKASGVTYRVGPLETTLEGELDHLIAIVKQMNDAMFEMGSPQVMSQIKLVVNKAGEASIAKQLTKYPDGQ is encoded by the coding sequence ATGGCGCAAGCACTATTAAGTATTCAAATTTTACCGAAGGTAAATGGCGGAGAAGACGTTATTCCTTATGTTGATCGTGCGATTGAAGTCATTAAAGCGTCAGGAGTTACGTACCGTGTAGGTCCGTTGGAAACGACACTTGAAGGTGAACTTGATCATCTAATTGCCATCGTTAAGCAGATGAATGATGCAATGTTTGAGATGGGGAGTCCGCAAGTGATGTCACAAATTAAACTCGTGGTCAACAAAGCCGGAGAAGCATCGATTGCGAAACAATTGACGAAGTATCCAGATGGGCAATAA
- a CDS encoding Asp23/Gls24 family envelope stress response protein: MPMQLASENGKIDVADQVIAVIAGSAALDCYGLVGMASRKSLKDGLAELLGRENLSRGVEVRQEGELFHLDLYVIVSYGTKISEVAHNIQSRVKYVLEEVVGLKVDFVNIIVQGVRVIG; encoded by the coding sequence ATGCCCATGCAACTGGCTTCGGAAAACGGAAAAATAGATGTCGCAGATCAAGTGATCGCTGTCATTGCGGGTTCGGCAGCGCTCGATTGTTATGGTCTCGTTGGAATGGCTTCTCGCAAAAGCTTGAAGGATGGATTGGCTGAACTACTTGGCAGAGAAAATCTGTCCCGGGGAGTTGAAGTTCGTCAAGAAGGCGAGTTATTCCATCTTGATCTTTATGTTATCGTAAGTTATGGTACAAAAATATCTGAGGTTGCACACAATATTCAGTCAAGAGTAAAATATGTGCTCGAAGAAGTTGTGGGCCTAAAAGTAGATTTCGTGAATATCATCGTTCAAGGTGTTCGCGTAATAGGCTAA